One window of Diabrotica undecimpunctata isolate CICGRU chromosome 8, icDiaUnde3, whole genome shotgun sequence genomic DNA carries:
- the LOC140447964 gene encoding uncharacterized protein, giving the protein MAKLRFEFTVKSLQTDTKTNIITITTIENEENEIFAMPHDMQNISYHEKIQTTAAFQKVKRALTKRGTTRKVWIADENILKVYRDKDGNIQFNDFLLEQQDIQRKESLTSTTGIPLDALEQILERVTKSNEKQCIESFNKNKISEQFVIEKFTGKNVNVLQWMETFENECTRLQIDQNTEKIELLRLFLEGSCVDWYRSMLIKYSINSNWDEWKNKFCDTYADKGWTPVRYAFQFKYKNGSLLEYALKKERLILQINKSLDKKSMIDLIAIGLPNYIADRIDRDTLKETEDLFNEIRGLEHLIKIKTSKTNEKCTFAEQSVKYLGHIIENSSIKPLKDYLIAVKNFPVPETRKNVRQFLGKINYYHKFVQDIAIILDPLHNLLRKDVDFIWSKECQESFDKIKSLLCSEPILRIFNPDLPINIYTDASIKGVGAVLKQIDEHGCSKPVAYFSKKLMENQKKKKAIYLECLAIKEAIKYWQHLLIGKEFIVYSDHKPLENLNIKARTDEELGDLTFYLSQYNFKVKYNPGKYNQEADCLSRNPVLESL; this is encoded by the coding sequence atggCAAAACTGAGATTTGAATTTACTGTTAAATCATTGCAAACAGAtactaaaacaaatattattaccATAACCACAATTGAGaatgaagaaaatgaaatttttgcaATGCCCCATGATATGCAAAATATTTCCTATCATGAAAAAATCCAGACGACAGCAGCTTTTCAGAAAGTAAAAAGGGCTCTAACAAAACGGGGTACTACAAGAAAAGTTTGGATTgcagatgaaaatattttaaaagtttataggGATAAAGATGGGAATATACAATTCAATGATTTTCTTTTAGAACAACAAGATATTCAAAGGAAAGAATCTCTAACATCCACAACTGGTATCCCACTAGATGCATTAGAACAGATCTTGGAGAGAGTTAcaaaatcaaatgaaaaacaatgtattgaatcctttaataaaaacaaaatatccgAACAATTTGTGATAGAAAAGTTTACAGGTAAAAATGTGAACGTTTTACAATGGATGGAAACATTTGAAAATGAGTGCACAAGATTACAAATCGatcaaaatacagaaaaaattgaACTTCTAAGATTATTTTTAGAAGGATCATGTGTGGATTGGTATAGGTCAATGcttataaaatattcaataaattctaATTGGGATGAATGGAAAAACAAATTTTGTGACACATATGCAGACAAAGGGTGGACTCCAGTGAGGTATGCTTTTCAgttcaaatacaaaaatggttCCTTATTAGAATATGCTCTTAAAAAGGAAAGACTCATACTACAAATAAACAAATCATTAGATAAAAAAAGTATGATTGATTTAATAGCTATTGGACTTCCAAATTATATAGCTGATAGAATTGATCGAGACACTTTGAAAGAAACAGAAGATCTCTTCAATGAAATTAGAGGTTTAGAACacttaattaaaattaagacttCAAAAACAAACGAAAAATGTACCTTTGCAGAACAATCAGTAAAATACTTAGGACACATAATAGAAAATAGTTCCATAAAACCTTTAAAAGACTACTTGATTGCTGTGAAAAATTTCCCTGTTCCAGAAACTAGAAAGAATGTACGTCAATTCTTGGGAAAAATCAATTATTATCATAAGTTTGTCCAAGATATTGCAATAATTTTAGACCCTCTGCACAACTTATTAAGAAAAGATGTTGATTTTATTTGGTCTAAGGAGTGTCAAGAATCTTTCGATAAAATAAAGTCAttactttgttcagaaccaatatTAAGGATTTTCAACCCTGATTTACCAATTAATATATATACAGATGCCAGCATAAAAGGAGTAGGagctgtattaaaacaaattgatGAACATGGATGTAGCAAGCCAGtggcatatttttcaaaaaaattaatggaaaatcaaaagaaaaagaaggcaatatatttagaatgtctagCGATAAAAGAAGCTATAAAATATTGGCAACATCTGCTCATTGGAAAAGAGTTTATAGTATATTCAGATCACAAACCTttagaaaatttaaacataaaagctAGAACAGATGAAGAATTGGGAGACTTGACATTTTACTTAtctcaatataattttaaagtaaagtataATCCAGGAAAATATAACCAGGAAGCAGACTGTTTAAGCAGAAATCCAGTTTTAGAATCTTTATAG
- the Syx8 gene encoding syntaxin-8, which yields MSFLDVDPWLYEYECCEKLYRDIMEQLTQRQKHPRTSNKYSEVSAVVRLRLKQYNEEVSQLHQKLESKSGTGSITPAEFERRTRQIETLHSKGIQMKKIFDEQVVTKSQEDRKDLIGFGTANLDIGPSTSYSVNDLKEAQKRMIGEQNEGLENLSKIISRQKDIATTINNEVDYHNDLLDDLGNQMDQTDTILGTATRHIEVVDRKDKTCVYWVIIILLFISIVTVAAI from the exons ATGTCTTTCCTTGATGTAGATCCCTG GCTGTACGAATATGAGTGTTGTGAAAAATTATATCGTGATATAATGGAACAACTTACTCAAAGACAAAAACATCCAAGAACCAGTAATAAGTATTCGGAAGTATCAGCTGTTGTCCGATTGCGTTTAAAACAATATAATGAAGAAGTCAGTCAGTTACATCAAAAATTGGAAAGTAAATCTGGTACAGGAAGCAT AACACCTGCAGAATTTGAAAGAAGAACTAGACAAATTGAAACTTTACATTCAAAGGGTAttcaaatgaaaaaaatttttgatGAACAAGTAGTTACTAAATCACAggaagacagaaaagatttaatTGGGTTTGGTACAGCCAACCTAGATATTGGTCCAAGTACAAGTTACTCAGTAAATGATCTAAAAGAAGCTCAAAAACGTATGATAGGAG aacaaaatgaGGGACTCGAAAATTTGTCAAAAATTATTTCTAGACAAAAAGATATAGCTACCACTATAAATAATGAAGTTGATTACCATAATG ATCTATTAGATGATTTGGGAAATCAAATGGACCAGACCGACACTATACTAGGTACTGCTACAAGACATATCGAAGTTGTGGACAGAAAAGACAAAACTTGTGTATATTGGgtgataataattttattatttataagcaTTGTAACAGTTGCTGCGATTTAG